A single window of Meiothermus sp. DNA harbors:
- a CDS encoding cryptochrome/photolyase family protein — protein sequence MTLWILGDQLNHAAVRQISPRRVLLVEAYELGRTPPMHPQKLVLFFSAMRHFAQELREDGREVIYLQAETLAEQACPFNSLYWDFMAQHRALLEGNPRLGVLYKSWDKRSPIEQKALRHQAQTLRQQIAQGEV from the coding sequence ATGACCCTCTGGATTCTTGGCGACCAGCTCAACCATGCCGCCGTACGACAGATATCGCCCCGACGGGTGCTGCTGGTAGAGGCCTACGAGTTGGGGCGTACCCCGCCCATGCATCCGCAGAAGCTGGTGCTCTTCTTCAGCGCCATGCGCCACTTTGCCCAGGAATTGCGGGAGGACGGCAGAGAGGTCATCTACCTGCAGGCTGAGACCCTGGCCGAGCAAGCCTGTCCCTTCAACAGCCTGTACTGGGATTTCATGGCCCAGCACCGTGCCTTGCTGGAAGGCAATCCTCGTCTGGGGGTACTGTACAAATCCTGGGACAAGCGCAGTCCAATAGAGCAAAAGGCCCTTCGCCATCAGGCCCAGACCCTACGGCAACAGATCGCCCAGGGTGAGGTTTGA
- a CDS encoding fasciclin domain-containing protein has translation MKLKALFVVGSLALAALGLTLTSAQSTTQNQTIAQIVATNPNFSTLLAAVQAAGLTQTLSGPGPFTVFAPTNEAFAKIPKADLDKLLADKAALTKVLTYHVVAGRVPSSQVVTLKEAKTVEGQSVTIEVKDGKVILNGNSTVTAVDIQASNGIIHVIDTVLLPK, from the coding sequence ATGAAGCTCAAAGCATTGTTCGTGGTAGGAAGCCTAGCCCTGGCCGCTTTAGGTCTGACCCTCACCAGCGCTCAGAGCACCACCCAGAACCAGACCATCGCGCAAATTGTGGCCACCAACCCCAACTTCAGCACCCTGCTGGCCGCAGTACAGGCTGCTGGACTGACCCAAACCTTGTCCGGCCCGGGCCCCTTTACGGTCTTTGCGCCTACCAACGAAGCCTTTGCTAAGATTCCCAAGGCCGACCTGGACAAACTGCTGGCCGATAAGGCAGCCCTGACCAAGGTGCTCACCTATCACGTGGTAGCGGGGCGGGTGCCCTCGAGCCAGGTGGTTACCCTCAAAGAGGCCAAAACCGTGGAGGGTCAGAGCGTGACCATCGAGGTCAAAGACGGCAAGGTCATTTTGAATGGTAATTCCACCGTGACCGCGGTAGACATCCAGGCCAGCAACGGGATCATTCACGTGATTGATACCGTACTGCTGCCCAAGTAA
- a CDS encoding DUF4397 domain-containing protein, which produces MKWIAGLVIVLGFALAQEGSAYVRFAHLVPDAPAVDILSGGNKVFEAQGFKDVTYYAEVPAGSLTLTVQTTGQNPAKVADVAIRVQAGKYYTVMALGMASSLKARLVEDRIAPAEGVAKVRVVHASPDAPAVDVALKGGPVLFRNLAFGQISGYGTVPAAAYNLEVRPTGTTTVALPLEGVAFEGGKVYSVFAVGLLAGETLEVIVVEDSFGSP; this is translated from the coding sequence ATGAAGTGGATCGCAGGCCTGGTAATTGTGCTAGGTTTTGCGCTGGCGCAGGAGGGCTCGGCTTATGTGCGCTTTGCCCATCTGGTACCCGATGCGCCGGCGGTGGACATCCTCTCCGGCGGTAACAAAGTTTTTGAGGCCCAGGGTTTCAAGGATGTAACCTACTACGCCGAGGTGCCTGCCGGCAGCCTGACCCTGACCGTGCAGACTACCGGGCAGAACCCGGCTAAGGTCGCCGACGTGGCCATTCGGGTGCAGGCGGGCAAGTACTACACGGTTATGGCGCTAGGCATGGCCTCGAGCCTCAAGGCCCGCCTGGTCGAAGACCGCATCGCCCCCGCCGAAGGGGTGGCCAAGGTTCGCGTCGTCCATGCCTCGCCAGACGCTCCGGCGGTAGATGTGGCGCTCAAAGGGGGGCCGGTGCTGTTCCGCAACCTGGCCTTCGGCCAGATTTCGGGCTACGGCACCGTTCCGGCGGCGGCCTACAACCTCGAGGTGCGCCCCACCGGCACCACCACGGTAGCGTTGCCGCTCGAGGGGGTGGCTTTTGAGGGCGGCAAGGTCTATAGCGTTTTTGCAGTAGGCTTGCTGGCCGGCGAGACCCTCGAGGTGATCGTGGTCGAGGATAGTTTTGGCAGTCCCTAG
- a CDS encoding DUF2256 domain-containing protein, with translation MRLRGFKVHLPVKVCAACGRPFQWRKKWARNWDEVRYCSEHCRGQAKGRKG, from the coding sequence ATGCGGTTGAGAGGTTTCAAAGTGCACTTGCCGGTGAAGGTATGTGCAGCATGTGGCCGGCCTTTTCAGTGGCGCAAGAAATGGGCAAGGAATTGGGATGAAGTCAGGTACTGCTCGGAACATTGCCGGGGCCAGGCCAAGGGGAGGAAGGGGTGA
- a CDS encoding alpha/beta hydrolase: MRGWMLLALVLLGMGLAQTARWTGQPEYRAIPGAPTTAGAALDKSYVLIYPAQGTPRGTIVFVPGFLGGATNFDALARRLVLAAPGWAVWAWDRRANGLEDRRGFTSPDPWAYYQNYPLPDFPFLKDWGLRVHLDDLERVVDQAQSSGPVVLAGHSLGASLASLFALYRGDKISGLILLDGAPRLVPLTREQYFGGTEGGFGRLAGLDELLQGKAPPYINAFGLNPVGFAQAEAQAFMTAENPQADAPPGWVPFRASRLAAALSRVDDRYALSPIFSVSVGQSTGREGISLLSFFVGSVVYTIRGPRGGRVEWRDSGEATDPLEFISLYANPTTGFSEWFFPYRLSLDISAYEVAMPELRPRSVAYPVLALGAGRGLLPQTGNFRSVGEVFPHTRVDIRILPGLTHLDILTSRTGAAVGPISAYLQGVR, from the coding sequence ATGCGTGGGTGGATGCTTCTGGCTTTGGTTCTGTTGGGCATGGGGCTGGCCCAGACGGCGCGCTGGACAGGTCAGCCCGAGTATCGGGCTATTCCAGGCGCACCGACGACCGCGGGGGCGGCCCTGGATAAGAGTTATGTGCTGATCTACCCGGCCCAGGGAACCCCGCGCGGCACCATCGTTTTTGTGCCGGGGTTCTTGGGGGGTGCCACCAATTTTGATGCCCTGGCCCGGCGGCTGGTGCTGGCAGCCCCAGGCTGGGCGGTCTGGGCCTGGGATCGGCGGGCCAACGGCCTCGAGGATCGCCGGGGCTTTACCTCACCCGACCCCTGGGCCTACTACCAGAACTACCCGTTGCCCGATTTTCCCTTCCTCAAGGACTGGGGCTTGAGGGTACACCTGGACGACCTCGAGCGGGTGGTAGACCAGGCCCAGAGCAGCGGCCCGGTGGTGCTGGCCGGGCACTCGCTGGGTGCGAGTTTGGCCTCGCTCTTTGCGCTGTACCGGGGGGATAAAATCAGCGGTCTGATTTTGCTGGATGGTGCGCCGCGCCTGGTGCCCCTCACCCGCGAGCAATACTTTGGCGGTACCGAAGGGGGTTTTGGCCGCCTGGCCGGCCTGGACGAACTGCTGCAAGGCAAGGCCCCGCCCTACATCAACGCTTTCGGGCTCAACCCGGTGGGCTTTGCCCAGGCCGAAGCCCAGGCCTTCATGACCGCAGAGAACCCCCAGGCCGATGCCCCGCCTGGCTGGGTGCCTTTCCGGGCGAGTCGGCTGGCGGCGGCCCTTTCCCGCGTGGACGACCGCTATGCCTTGTCGCCCATTTTCTCGGTCTCGGTGGGGCAGTCTACCGGGCGCGAGGGGATTAGCCTGCTCAGCTTTTTTGTGGGCAGTGTGGTCTACACCATCCGGGGTCCAAGAGGGGGGCGGGTGGAGTGGCGCGATAGCGGCGAGGCCACCGACCCGCTGGAGTTTATTTCGCTGTACGCCAACCCCACCACCGGTTTCTCGGAGTGGTTTTTTCCCTACCGCCTCTCCCTCGACATCTCGGCCTACGAGGTGGCCATGCCCGAGCTGAGGCCGCGCTCGGTGGCGTATCCGGTGCTGGCCCTGGGGGCAGGGCGGGGCTTGCTGCCGCAGACCGGCAACTTTCGCAGTGTGGGGGAGGTTTTCCCCCATACTCGAGTAGACATCCGAATCCTGCCGGGCCTCACCCACCTGGACATTCTGACCAGCCGCACTGGCGCTGCGGTGGGCCCTATTTCGGCCTACCTGCAAGGGGTGCGCTGA
- a CDS encoding sulfite exporter TauE/SafE family protein — MNLSSLWIGLVAGAFGGLVGLGGGIVAVPLMSAFLKLSQHQAVATSLVMVVFTGLAGAFSYATHGTVDWLAALLIFPSAMVTANWGARYANRLPEWRLKRVFGWYLVVVALSLLLKPYIPHVEEPLQGWLRIIPLLITGAAAGFASGLLGVGGGTITVPIMVLLVGLEQHTAQGTSLLAMIPSALVGSYTHYRHGNLAQAYVPGLVVGILAGAFAGGLVANQLPEFWLRLVFAAVLIWTATRYVGVKPKPQAAQS; from the coding sequence GTGAATCTATCGAGTCTGTGGATCGGCCTGGTAGCGGGCGCATTTGGGGGACTGGTTGGGCTAGGCGGCGGTATCGTGGCCGTTCCGCTAATGTCGGCATTCTTGAAGCTAAGCCAGCACCAAGCGGTGGCTACCAGCCTGGTGATGGTGGTTTTCACCGGCCTGGCCGGTGCCTTCTCTTATGCCACCCATGGCACCGTGGACTGGCTGGCTGCCCTGCTCATTTTCCCGAGCGCCATGGTCACCGCCAACTGGGGCGCCCGCTACGCCAACCGCCTGCCCGAGTGGAGGCTCAAGCGGGTGTTTGGCTGGTATCTGGTGGTGGTCGCCCTGAGCCTTTTGCTCAAGCCCTACATCCCCCATGTCGAAGAGCCCTTGCAGGGCTGGCTTCGCATCATACCCTTGCTGATTACCGGGGCCGCTGCCGGTTTTGCCTCGGGCCTGCTGGGGGTGGGGGGCGGCACCATCACGGTGCCGATTATGGTGCTGTTGGTAGGCCTCGAGCAGCACACCGCCCAGGGTACCTCCCTGCTGGCCATGATTCCTTCGGCCCTGGTGGGGTCTTATACCCACTACCGCCACGGCAACCTGGCCCAGGCGTATGTACCGGGCCTGGTGGTAGGCATTCTGGCGGGGGCCTTTGCGGGTGGTCTGGTGGCCAATCAACTGCCCGAGTTCTGGCTACGGCTGGTGTTTGCAGCGGTGTTGATCTGGACCGCCACGCGTTATGTGGGCGTCAAGCCCAAACCCCAAGCCGCCCAGTCCTGA
- a CDS encoding Glu/Leu/Phe/Val dehydrogenase, protein MKSEPLSYLCNDNIGPWEIYLAQVDRVTPYLGKLAFWVEDLKRPKRILIVDVPIQMDDGSVAHFEGYRVHHNTFRGPAKGGIRYHQDVTLSEVMALSAWMTIKNAAVGLPYGGGKGGIRVDPRKLSPGEIERLTRRYTSEIGIIIGPDKDIPAPDMGTGAREMAWMMDTYSMNVGRTAPGVVTGKPIAVGGSLGRQDATGRGVFVTAAVAAEKIGLPVEGSRVAVQGFGNVGNAAARIFHDHGAKVVAVSDVTGGLRNDAGIDPYDLTAYVRQMGGVKGYPKAEPIPAAEVLTTPCEFLVPAALEKQITEANAWKVQCKIVAEGANGPTTPAADDILAERGILVIPDVIANAGGVTVSYFEWVQDFNSFFWTEDEINAKLERLMRQSFEAVWQVSQDKKVSLRTAAYIVAATRVLEARSLLGLYP, encoded by the coding sequence ATGAAATCCGAACCCCTTTCCTACCTTTGCAACGACAATATCGGCCCCTGGGAAATCTATCTGGCCCAGGTTGACCGCGTCACCCCTTATCTGGGCAAACTGGCTTTTTGGGTCGAAGACCTCAAAAGGCCCAAGCGCATTCTGATTGTGGATGTGCCCATCCAGATGGACGACGGTTCGGTGGCCCACTTCGAGGGCTACCGGGTTCACCACAACACCTTCCGGGGCCCCGCCAAGGGCGGCATTCGCTACCACCAGGACGTAACCCTCTCCGAAGTGATGGCCCTTTCGGCCTGGATGACCATCAAGAACGCCGCCGTGGGCCTGCCCTACGGGGGTGGCAAGGGAGGCATCCGGGTAGATCCGCGTAAGCTCAGCCCCGGCGAGATCGAGCGCCTGACCCGCCGGTATACCTCCGAAATCGGGATCATCATTGGCCCGGACAAAGATATTCCCGCCCCCGATATGGGCACCGGGGCCCGCGAGATGGCCTGGATGATGGATACCTACTCCATGAACGTGGGACGCACGGCCCCGGGGGTGGTTACCGGAAAGCCCATTGCGGTGGGCGGTTCGTTGGGCCGGCAGGATGCTACCGGGCGCGGGGTGTTCGTGACGGCGGCGGTGGCAGCGGAAAAAATCGGCCTGCCCGTGGAAGGTAGCCGGGTAGCGGTACAGGGCTTTGGCAATGTGGGCAACGCAGCCGCCCGCATTTTCCACGACCACGGCGCCAAAGTGGTGGCGGTTTCGGATGTTACGGGCGGCCTTCGCAATGACGCGGGCATAGACCCCTACGACCTGACTGCCTACGTCCGGCAGATGGGAGGGGTGAAGGGTTACCCCAAAGCCGAGCCCATTCCTGCCGCCGAGGTGCTGACCACCCCCTGCGAGTTTTTGGTTCCTGCAGCGCTCGAGAAGCAGATTACCGAAGCCAACGCCTGGAAGGTACAGTGCAAAATCGTTGCCGAGGGGGCCAACGGCCCCACCACCCCCGCCGCCGATGATATTCTGGCCGAGCGGGGGATTCTGGTCATTCCCGATGTGATTGCCAACGCAGGCGGCGTCACGGTGAGCTACTTTGAATGGGTGCAGGACTTCAACAGCTTTTTCTGGACGGAAGATGAAATTAATGCCAAGCTCGAGCGCCTCATGCGCCAATCGTTTGAGGCGGTCTGGCAGGTCTCTCAGGATAAAAAGGTCTCTCTACGCACGGCCGCTTACATTGTGGCGGCCACCCGGGTACTGGAAGCACGCTCGCTGTTGGGGCTCTACCCGTAA
- a CDS encoding acyl-CoA thioesterase — protein MSEARTLELVFPEHANPGGNAFGGFVLGLMDKVGSYAAIRRARKRCVTVRVGEVVFEVPIKVGDLLEVVARVAKVGRTSLTVEVEVYRENLREPRMLATKGNLTYVAVDEQGKPTPVDG, from the coding sequence ATGAGCGAAGCCCGTACCCTAGAACTGGTTTTTCCCGAACACGCCAACCCTGGGGGCAATGCCTTTGGGGGGTTTGTGCTGGGCCTGATGGACAAGGTGGGCTCCTATGCGGCCATCCGCCGGGCCCGCAAGCGCTGCGTGACGGTGCGGGTCGGCGAGGTGGTATTCGAGGTGCCCATCAAGGTCGGCGATTTGCTCGAGGTCGTGGCCAGGGTCGCCAAAGTAGGCCGTACCTCGCTCACCGTGGAAGTCGAGGTCTACCGCGAGAACCTGCGCGAACCCCGGATGCTGGCGACCAAGGGCAACCTGACGTATGTGGCGGTTGATGAACAGGGAAAACCCACCCCTGTGGATGGGTAG
- a CDS encoding dipeptidase, which translates to MIVDAHLDLAHNVVDLGRDLTLPLAVLREQNAHPDVPVVTLPALREGNVGICFATLWVDPRKYTSPQSAHQQALKQLEVYLRWEEQGWVRILRDQTNLQKHLALWPEDHVTALVILIEGAECIREPSEVGFWKAQGVRLVGPAWNRTRYSGGTREPGGLSELGFELMHAMNESRLILDFSHMDEQAFWQALEVFEGSVCATHSNPRALLGGEEPPFANRHLSDAMIRAIGQRGGVIGTVLFGFFLDHTWQRGMPRVKLEAVRQHMAHTASLIGWDKVGIGSDFDGGFGMHENPEGLNQPADLHKIGELVPTSFRQGVLGENWLRWLHTALQF; encoded by the coding sequence ATGATCGTTGATGCCCACCTCGACCTGGCCCACAACGTAGTAGACCTGGGGCGCGACCTCACCCTGCCGCTTGCAGTGTTGCGCGAACAGAACGCCCACCCTGATGTGCCCGTCGTGACCCTCCCTGCCCTTCGAGAAGGCAACGTAGGCATCTGTTTTGCGACCCTCTGGGTAGATCCGCGCAAGTACACCAGCCCCCAGAGCGCGCACCAGCAAGCTCTGAAGCAACTCGAGGTGTATCTGCGCTGGGAAGAACAGGGGTGGGTACGCATTCTGCGCGATCAGACCAACCTGCAAAAGCACCTGGCTTTGTGGCCGGAAGACCATGTGACCGCTCTGGTCATCCTGATCGAGGGCGCCGAGTGCATCCGCGAACCAAGCGAGGTAGGGTTCTGGAAGGCGCAGGGGGTGCGCCTTGTGGGCCCGGCCTGGAACCGCACCCGCTACTCGGGCGGCACCCGCGAACCCGGCGGCCTGAGCGAGTTGGGATTTGAACTGATGCACGCCATGAACGAGAGCCGCCTGATCCTGGACTTTTCCCACATGGACGAACAGGCCTTCTGGCAGGCCCTGGAGGTATTTGAGGGGTCGGTTTGCGCCACCCACAGCAACCCTCGGGCCTTGCTGGGGGGCGAAGAGCCCCCTTTTGCCAACCGCCACCTGAGCGACGCCATGATTCGGGCCATCGGGCAGCGGGGCGGCGTGATCGGCACGGTGCTCTTCGGGTTTTTCCTGGATCATACCTGGCAGCGCGGCATGCCGCGGGTGAAGCTGGAGGCAGTAAGGCAGCACATGGCCCACACCGCTAGCCTGATCGGCTGGGACAAAGTGGGCATCGGCTCCGATTTTGATGGGGGCTTCGGCATGCACGAGAACCCCGAGGGCCTGAACCAACCGGCCGACCTGCACAAAATCGGTGAACTGGTGCCCACCTCCTTCCGGCAGGGCGTGCTGGGCGAAAACTGGCTCCGTTGGTTGCACACCGCCTTGCAATTTTGA
- a CDS encoding deoxyribodipyrimidine photo-lyase: MNLVWHRADLRLHDNPALGEALKAGPVVGLVVFDPNILQNTSPRRRAWFYQNVAALREGYMRRGGSLLVRTGLPWEVLPQLVGELGVKGVFAIRNSTPYARFRDRKVQEALPGCVRWLEGQYIHEPGTILKPDGGSYTVFTPFSKRWWAAQEPILLEAPAHFPSVTLPPGYDLGNIPEEVSDVPLPPVGEEAALEALEAFLHNKLPQYHQTRDGLAGEGVSRLSYYFTLGVLSPRLAARRALQTGGEGARKWVNELCWRDFSGDLLYHRPEMLTQAFDPRWEALPWNDDPALFEAWLTGQTGIPVVDAAMRELRATGFLSNRGRMVVAQFAVKLALLPWQKCERAFRDLLLDGDNASNLQGWHWAGGLGVDAAPYFRVFNLITQAETHDPGGLWLRRWVPESNGRAQPYKPSALDLELARRRYLAAAEKIAQKPRAERPERES; this comes from the coding sequence ATGAATCTGGTCTGGCACCGCGCCGATCTTCGTTTGCATGACAACCCCGCCCTGGGCGAAGCCCTGAAAGCGGGCCCGGTGGTGGGTCTGGTGGTGTTTGACCCCAACATTCTGCAAAACACCAGCCCGCGTCGGCGGGCCTGGTTTTACCAGAATGTGGCCGCGCTGCGTGAGGGCTATATGCGGCGGGGAGGTAGCCTGCTGGTTCGTACCGGCCTTCCCTGGGAGGTGTTGCCCCAACTGGTGGGTGAACTGGGGGTTAAGGGTGTTTTTGCGATCCGCAACTCAACCCCTTATGCCCGGTTTCGGGATCGGAAGGTACAGGAAGCCTTGCCGGGCTGTGTTCGTTGGCTCGAGGGCCAGTACATCCATGAACCGGGCACCATTCTGAAGCCCGACGGAGGTTCCTACACCGTTTTTACGCCCTTTTCCAAACGCTGGTGGGCCGCCCAGGAGCCGATTTTGCTCGAGGCCCCTGCCCACTTTCCTAGTGTGACCCTTCCGCCCGGCTACGATCTGGGCAACATCCCCGAAGAAGTCTCGGATGTGCCGCTTCCGCCGGTAGGCGAGGAGGCTGCGCTGGAGGCGCTCGAGGCCTTTCTGCACAATAAATTGCCCCAATACCACCAGACCCGCGATGGGCTGGCGGGGGAAGGGGTCTCGAGGCTCTCTTACTACTTCACCCTGGGGGTGCTCTCGCCCCGCCTGGCTGCCCGGCGGGCCCTGCAGACTGGGGGCGAGGGCGCCCGCAAATGGGTAAACGAGCTGTGTTGGCGCGACTTCAGCGGCGATCTGCTCTACCACCGCCCCGAGATGCTCACCCAGGCCTTCGACCCCCGCTGGGAAGCCCTGCCCTGGAACGACGACCCCGCGCTTTTTGAGGCCTGGCTAACGGGCCAGACCGGTATTCCGGTGGTGGATGCGGCCATGCGCGAACTGCGGGCTACCGGCTTTTTGTCCAACCGGGGCCGCATGGTGGTGGCGCAGTTTGCGGTCAAGCTGGCCCTTCTGCCCTGGCAAAAGTGCGAGCGGGCTTTTCGCGACCTGCTCCTGGACGGCGACAACGCCTCCAACCTGCAAGGCTGGCACTGGGCGGGGGGCTTGGGGGTAGACGCAGCGCCCTATTTCCGGGTTTTTAACCTGATTACCCAGGCCGAGACCCACGACCCCGGCGGCCTATGGCTCCGGCGCTGGGTGCCCGAATCCAATGGCCGCGCCCAGCCCTACAAACCTTCGGCGCTGGATCTGGAATTGGCCCGAAGGCGTTACCTGGCCGCCGCTGAGAAGATTGCCCAAAAGCCGAGAGCCGAACGCCCTGAGAGAGAAAGTTAG
- a CDS encoding Glu/Leu/Phe/Val dehydrogenase, which yields MPLRNAYRPPGDASLWDSFLRRLEATIRVAKIHPATIQYLTHPKRVVGVSLPVVMDDGGVRNFTAYRVIHNIARGPALGGVRYHPEVGLGQTCGMAAWMTLKSAVFGLPFGGSAGGVVVEPAKLSRRELERLSRRYVTELIELIGPDEDVLAPDVGTNEFIMAWFQDTFTMTRGQTALSAVTGKPTQLGGVAVRDEGGGQGLVYVLSDLAQVNGWPVQEASVAIQGFGQVGSAVARYAVREGLRVVAVSTSRGGVYNPEGLDVAALEQHYAQQGHLEGFPGGQYITNYELLTLKVDYLVPAAVEGVINERNAQQIAARVVLEGANGAITPEAEYLLKLQGTQIVPDILANGGGLVLSYLEWVQDLSMLFFEEGEVQQKLREFIHQSLQAVLERAKPLQGDLRAGAYALALERINEASRLRGVYP from the coding sequence ATGCCACTCAGAAACGCCTACCGCCCCCCCGGAGATGCAAGCCTGTGGGATAGCTTTTTGCGCCGCCTCGAGGCTACCATCCGGGTCGCCAAGATTCACCCCGCCACCATTCAGTACCTCACCCACCCCAAACGGGTAGTGGGCGTCTCGTTGCCGGTGGTGATGGACGACGGGGGGGTGCGCAACTTTACCGCCTACCGGGTGATCCACAACATCGCCCGGGGCCCTGCTTTGGGGGGGGTGCGCTATCACCCAGAGGTGGGGCTGGGCCAGACCTGTGGCATGGCCGCCTGGATGACCCTGAAATCGGCGGTGTTTGGCCTGCCTTTTGGGGGGTCGGCGGGTGGGGTGGTGGTAGAACCTGCCAAGCTCTCGAGGCGCGAACTCGAGCGCCTTTCGCGCCGCTACGTGACCGAACTGATCGAACTGATCGGGCCGGACGAAGACGTGCTGGCCCCCGACGTGGGCACCAACGAATTCATCATGGCCTGGTTCCAGGACACCTTTACCATGACCCGGGGCCAAACCGCCCTGAGCGCCGTGACCGGTAAGCCGACCCAGCTCGGGGGGGTAGCGGTTCGGGATGAAGGCGGTGGGCAGGGCTTGGTGTATGTGCTTTCTGACTTGGCCCAGGTTAACGGGTGGCCGGTGCAGGAGGCTAGCGTAGCCATCCAGGGCTTCGGGCAGGTGGGCAGTGCGGTAGCCCGGTATGCAGTCAGGGAAGGGCTCCGGGTGGTGGCCGTCTCCACCAGCCGGGGTGGAGTGTACAACCCCGAAGGGCTGGATGTGGCGGCCCTCGAGCAGCACTATGCCCAGCAGGGGCACCTAGAAGGCTTCCCTGGCGGCCAGTACATCACCAACTACGAGCTTTTGACCCTGAAGGTAGACTACCTGGTGCCGGCGGCTGTGGAGGGCGTCATCAACGAGCGCAATGCCCAGCAAATTGCAGCCCGGGTGGTGCTCGAGGGAGCCAATGGGGCCATTACCCCGGAGGCCGAATACCTGCTAAAGCTCCAGGGCACCCAGATTGTGCCCGACATCCTGGCCAACGGCGGCGGGCTGGTGCTCTCGTACCTCGAGTGGGTACAAGACCTCTCGATGCTTTTCTTTGAAGAGGGCGAAGTGCAGCAAAAGCTGCGCGAGTTCATACACCAGAGCTTGCAGGCGGTGCTCGAGCGGGCCAAACCCCTGCAGGGCGACCTGCGGGCGGGGGCCTATGCGCTGGCCTTAGAGCGCATCAACGAGGCCAGCCGTCTGCGCGGCGTGTATCCGTAA